The Hymenobacter oligotrophus genome has a window encoding:
- a CDS encoding acyltransferase, which translates to MLTENINLGAGVVVDPSSSINNIKIGNNVKIAKGCSVFGSAEFILHVGESTYIGPHSFIQGYAAAIEIGNFVSIAQHVNIMSSSGPNASPLMQKYFPIVKKNVKIGDHSWIGANAVIMPGVILGKFCVVAANSFVNNCFDDFSVVGGNPARLIKKLDPEIVSL; encoded by the coding sequence ATGCTGACCGAAAATATTAATTTGGGGGCTGGTGTTGTTGTTGATCCTTCGAGTTCAATTAATAATATTAAAATTGGCAATAATGTTAAAATAGCAAAAGGTTGTAGTGTATTTGGTTCGGCTGAATTTATATTGCATGTAGGGGAAAGTACTTACATAGGGCCTCATTCATTTATTCAAGGTTATGCGGCCGCAATTGAGATAGGAAATTTTGTAAGTATAGCGCAACATGTAAATATTATGAGTAGCTCAGGTCCTAATGCAAGCCCATTGATGCAGAAATATTTTCCTATTGTTAAAAAAAACGTGAAGATTGGTGATCATTCATGGATTGGAGCAAATGCAGTGATTATGCCAGGGGTAATTTTAGGTAAATTTTGTGTTGTTGCTGCCAATAGCTTTGTAAACAATTGCTTTGATGACTTTTCTGTTGTGGGAGGAAATCCTGCAAGGCTAATCAAGAAGTTGGACCCTGAAATTGTGAGTCTTTAA